One region of Hymenobacter sediminicola genomic DNA includes:
- a CDS encoding DUF2911 domain-containing protein has product MKKPTYYRLFSACWLLILVLLSGSAFAQDQMAGKKPEDKSKRPSPPATVSATINGVPVTIDYSRPHSKGRQVFGKLVPYSEVWRTGANEATTFKIEKAAVINGQTLPAGMYSLFTIPGPDEWTVIFNREFKQWGAYEYKSGEDALRIKVKPTKLAQPVEQFTITADASGPVRMMWENTQAEFTISGPAK; this is encoded by the coding sequence ATGAAAAAGCCCACGTATTACCGCCTGTTTTCTGCCTGTTGGCTGCTGATTCTGGTATTGCTGTCCGGCTCGGCTTTCGCCCAAGACCAGATGGCCGGCAAAAAGCCCGAGGATAAGTCGAAGCGGCCCAGCCCGCCGGCTACCGTATCGGCCACTATTAATGGCGTGCCCGTCACCATCGACTACAGCCGGCCGCATTCCAAGGGGCGGCAGGTATTCGGCAAGCTGGTGCCCTACAGTGAGGTGTGGCGTACGGGCGCCAATGAGGCTACCACGTTCAAAATAGAAAAAGCGGCCGTCATCAATGGCCAGACCCTGCCCGCTGGCATGTACTCTCTCTTCACCATTCCCGGCCCCGATGAGTGGACTGTCATCTTCAACCGGGAGTTCAAGCAGTGGGGCGCATACGAGTATAAATCAGGCGAAGACGCGCTGCGAATCAAAGTGAAGCCAACTAAGCTGGCACAGCCCGTGGAGCAGTTCACCATCACCGCCGATGCCAGCGGCCCGGTCCGGATGATGTGGGAAAATACGCAGGCGGAGTTTACGATCAGCGGGCCCGCCAAGTAG
- a CDS encoding tryptophan 2,3-dioxygenase family protein, whose product MPTPQDEFSPAVFEQLRRLQEKYSADSQDLAAYLEGLYYADYVNYWDYIGLDTLLSLQRPLTKIPDERIFIMYHQITELYFKLCLCEYEQIGQIQEPTVQELVLRLGRINRYFENLIDSFDVMVDGMDKQQFLKFRMSLMPASGFQSVQYRMIEIASTNIDNLLDKEKRRLLGEAAAHDELMGCIYWKAGATVEETGAKALTLVQFEEKYTQQLVAHAAEYHERNVWSVIQRLPAEERENPRLLRQMKQLDVNVNVNWPLMHFKSAVRYLERHPTSLAATGGTNWKKYLPPKFQRRIFYPQIWTEQELEDWGKSWVESILEEAVRA is encoded by the coding sequence ATGCCCACCCCACAGGACGAATTTTCGCCCGCCGTCTTCGAGCAGCTCCGCCGACTACAGGAAAAGTATTCCGCTGATAGTCAGGACTTGGCTGCTTACCTTGAAGGCCTCTATTATGCTGATTACGTCAACTATTGGGACTACATCGGCCTTGATACCCTCCTAAGCCTGCAACGCCCGCTCACCAAGATTCCCGACGAGCGAATCTTTATCATGTACCACCAGATTACGGAGCTGTACTTTAAGCTCTGCCTCTGCGAGTACGAGCAAATTGGGCAGATACAGGAGCCTACCGTGCAGGAACTGGTACTGCGCCTGGGCCGCATCAACCGCTACTTCGAGAATCTTATTGATTCGTTCGATGTGATGGTAGATGGCATGGACAAGCAGCAGTTTCTGAAGTTCCGCATGTCCCTGATGCCGGCCTCCGGCTTTCAGAGCGTGCAGTACCGCATGATTGAAATTGCCAGCACCAACATCGACAACCTGCTGGACAAGGAAAAGCGCCGCCTACTGGGCGAAGCCGCCGCCCACGACGAGCTAATGGGCTGCATCTATTGGAAGGCCGGTGCCACAGTAGAAGAAACTGGCGCAAAGGCGCTTACCCTGGTTCAGTTCGAGGAAAAGTATACCCAGCAGCTAGTCGCGCATGCTGCTGAATACCACGAGCGGAACGTGTGGAGCGTGATACAGCGCCTGCCAGCAGAAGAGCGGGAAAACCCGCGCCTGCTGCGCCAGATGAAGCAGCTGGACGTAAACGTGAACGTCAACTGGCCGCTGATGCACTTCAAGTCGGCGGTGCGCTACTTGGAGCGGCACCCCACCTCACTGGCCGCTACCGGCGGCACCAACTGGAAGAAATACCTGCCTCCCAAGTTCCAGCGTCGCATCTTCTACCCCCAGATCTGGACCGAGCAGGAACTGGAAGACTGGGGCAAAAGCTGGGTAGAGAGCATCCTGGAAGAAGCCGTGCGGGCGTAG
- a CDS encoding MFS transporter, with protein sequence MQTTTSAPAGRSMASRIRSIFSGSVGNLVEWYDWYVYSAFALYFAPSFFPEGNQTAQLLNSAAIFAVGFLMRPLGGWLMGLYADRAGRKAALLASVLLMCGGSLLIAVTPTYRQIGVAAPVLLVLARLLQGLSVGGEYGTSATYLSEMADQRNRGFFSSFQYVTLIAGQLLALLVQIGLQQLLTPAELQAWGWRVPFAIGAGAALVALYLRRTMEETDAFTRQTAAEATMPQSAQPSKLTVLLRYPREVLTVVGLTLGGTVVFYTFTTYTQKFLVNTAGFSKDQATLVSFGALGVAMLLQPLLGALSDRVGRRPVLLFFGIGATMGTVPLMTWLGQAGSPGVAFGLLVVALVIVSGYTSINAVVKAELFPTEIRALGVGLPYALTVAIFGGSAEYVALLAKSKGVESWFYWYVTACAAISLVVYLRMADTRDTSRMNNEEQ encoded by the coding sequence ATGCAGACGACTACTTCCGCGCCCGCCGGCCGCAGCATGGCATCCCGTATCCGTTCCATTTTCAGCGGCTCCGTCGGCAACCTGGTCGAGTGGTACGACTGGTACGTGTACTCGGCTTTCGCGCTGTATTTCGCGCCGTCGTTCTTTCCTGAAGGCAATCAGACCGCACAGTTGCTCAATTCGGCGGCCATTTTTGCGGTGGGGTTTCTGATGCGGCCGCTCGGTGGCTGGCTTATGGGCCTCTATGCCGACCGAGCCGGCCGTAAAGCAGCACTGCTGGCCTCGGTGCTGCTCATGTGCGGCGGCTCCCTGCTGATTGCCGTTACGCCCACCTACCGCCAGATTGGGGTGGCGGCGCCAGTGCTGCTGGTGCTGGCACGGCTGCTACAGGGCTTGAGCGTGGGCGGCGAATACGGCACCTCAGCCACCTACCTGAGCGAAATGGCCGACCAGCGCAACCGAGGCTTTTTCTCCAGCTTTCAGTACGTAACCCTGATTGCCGGTCAGCTGCTGGCGCTACTTGTGCAGATTGGGCTGCAGCAGCTCCTGACCCCAGCTGAATTGCAGGCGTGGGGCTGGCGCGTACCTTTCGCAATCGGGGCGGGCGCAGCCCTGGTGGCCCTGTACCTGCGCCGGACCATGGAAGAAACCGATGCCTTCACGCGCCAGACTGCTGCTGAAGCCACTATGCCGCAGTCGGCTCAGCCCAGCAAGCTCACCGTGCTGCTGCGCTACCCGCGGGAGGTACTCACGGTGGTAGGCCTCACGCTGGGCGGTACCGTGGTGTTCTACACCTTCACGACCTACACGCAGAAGTTTCTGGTGAACACTGCTGGCTTCAGCAAAGACCAGGCAACGCTCGTCTCGTTTGGGGCGTTGGGCGTGGCCATGCTGCTACAGCCGCTGCTGGGGGCACTGTCGGATAGGGTAGGGCGGCGGCCGGTGCTGCTGTTTTTCGGCATCGGGGCCACGATGGGCACCGTGCCCCTGATGACGTGGCTGGGGCAGGCCGGTAGCCCGGGCGTGGCATTTGGACTGCTGGTAGTAGCTCTGGTGATTGTGAGCGGATACACGTCCATCAATGCCGTGGTGAAAGCCGAGCTGTTTCCGACGGAAATACGAGCGTTAGGCGTAGGGTTGCCGTATGCGCTTACGGTAGCTATTTTCGGCGGCTCGGCCGAGTATGTGGCCCTGCTGGCCAAGAGCAAAGGCGTGGAAAGCTGGTTTTATTGGTACGTGACGGCCTGCGCGGCCATTTCGCTGGTAGTGTATCTGCGCATGGCCGACACGCGCGACACGTCCCGGATGAACAACGAGGAGCAGTAG